In Mesorhizobium shangrilense, the genomic stretch GAACTCGGGCTCGATCCGGACCGTAGCTACGCCTCCTATGCCGAGATGGCCAAGGCCGAAGCCAAGCGACCCGACGGCATCGAGGCGGTGGCGATCGTCACGCCCAACAATGTGCATGTGCCGGCTGCCAAGGCGTTCTTGGAGGCCGGCATCCACGTCATCTGCGACAAGCCGCTGGCAACGACGCTGGCCGAGGCGAAGAAGCTGGCGGCGATCGTCGAGAAGACCGGCAGGGTTTTCGTGCTCACCCACAATTACACCGCCTATCCGATGATCAGGCAGGCGCGCGAGATGGTGGCCAAGGGCGTGCTTGGCGACATCCGCATCGTGCAGTCGGAGTACCCGCAGGACTGGCTGACCGAAGACCTTGCCGCCACCGGCCAGAAGCAGGCGTCATGGCGCGCCGACCCGAAACAGGCGGGTGCGGGCGGCGCGCTCGGCGACATCGGCACGCATGCCTACAACCTCGCCCGCTTCGTTTCCGGGCTGGAGCTGGATTCATTGTCGGCCGATCTTGATGCCTTCGTGCCGGGGCGGCAGCTCGACGACAATGTCAACGTCATGCTGCGCTTCAAGGCGCCCGGCAAAGCGCATCCGGCCAAGGGCATGATCTGGGCAAGCCAGGTGGCGCCTGGCCACGAGAACGGACTGAAGCTGCGCATCTACGGCTCGAAGGGTGGGCTGGAATGGGTGCAGGCCGATCCGAACTATCTCTGGTACACGCCGTTCGGCCAACCGAAGCAGCTGATCACCCGCAACGGCGCCGGATCGCTGCCGGTGGCGGGCCGTGTCAGCCGCGTGCCTTCAGGCCATCCGGAGGGCTATCTCGAAGGTTTCGCCAACATCTACCAGGAAGCAGCACGCGCCATCCGCGCGGCGCGCAAGAAGGGCGGCAAGCCTGGCAAGGATGTCGTCTTCCCGACCATCGAGGACGGGGTCGAGGGCATGGCCTTCATCGAGGCCTGCGTGAAGTCGTCGAAGAAGAATGGGGCGTGGACGAAGCTTTAATCGCGTGGCGGGTTAGTCCCCCTCACCCGGATTGCCAACCGAATTGCAAAGGCAATTCGGGGCAATCCGACCTCTCCCGGGGGAGAGGAGATTGTCGGCGCCGGCGTGGACCTCTTCTCCCCGCTGGGGAGAAGGTGGCCGCGAAGCGGTCTGATGAGGGGGCCTATGGCGAAGCCGGGAGAGGAAACAACCGGCCATAAAAAAGGGAGGGGGATCAATGAAAATCGGCATGTGCATGTTCTTGTGGACCACCGCTGTGTCGAAGACACACGAGCCCCTGCTGCGTGACATCAAGGCGACGGGTTTTGACGGTGTCGAGATACCGATCTTCACCGGCACGCCGGACGACTACAGGAAGCTCGGCGACCTGCTCGATCGCATCGGGCTGGAACGCACGGCCGTTTCAGCGATGGGCGATCCCTCGATGAACCTGATCTCGACTGATGCCGCGACGCGCAAGGCTGGCGTCGACTACATGAAATGGGCGGTCGACTGCGCCGATGCGCTGGGCGCCAGGACGCTGAGCGGACCACTGCATTCGACGCTCGGCGCCTTTTCCGGCACCGGGCCTACGGCCGCCGAGAAGAAGCGCTCGGTCGCCTCGCAGCGCGCCATCGGCGACCATGCCGGCAAGCGGAATGTCACCATCGGGCTCGAGGCGCTCAATCGCTTCGAGTGCTATCTGGTCAACACGATGGAGGACCTGTCGGAACATATCGATGTCATCGACCGGCCGCACATCAAGGCGATGTACGACACCTTCCATGCCAATATCGAGGAGGCCGACCCGGTCGGCGCCTATACGAAACATTGCGGCAATGTCGTGCATATCCACATATCGGAAAACGATCGTGGGGTGCCGGGGCGCGGCAACATTCCGTGGCAGGAGACGTTTTCCGCTATCCGCAAGAGCGGCTA encodes the following:
- a CDS encoding sugar phosphate isomerase/epimerase family protein: MKIGMCMFLWTTAVSKTHEPLLRDIKATGFDGVEIPIFTGTPDDYRKLGDLLDRIGLERTAVSAMGDPSMNLISTDAATRKAGVDYMKWAVDCADALGARTLSGPLHSTLGAFSGTGPTAAEKKRSVASQRAIGDHAGKRNVTIGLEALNRFECYLVNTMEDLSEHIDVIDRPHIKAMYDTFHANIEEADPVGAYTKHCGNVVHIHISENDRGVPGRGNIPWQETFSAIRKSGYDDWLTIEAFGRSLKDLAAATKVWRDFSETPEAVYREGYKHIKNGWRKAV
- a CDS encoding Gfo/Idh/MocA family protein, with protein sequence MVGASKSETGGGPIRYGMVGGGQGAFIGAVHRIAARMDNDFVLVAGALSYDPDRAKASAAELGLDPDRSYASYAEMAKAEAKRPDGIEAVAIVTPNNVHVPAAKAFLEAGIHVICDKPLATTLAEAKKLAAIVEKTGRVFVLTHNYTAYPMIRQAREMVAKGVLGDIRIVQSEYPQDWLTEDLAATGQKQASWRADPKQAGAGGALGDIGTHAYNLARFVSGLELDSLSADLDAFVPGRQLDDNVNVMLRFKAPGKAHPAKGMIWASQVAPGHENGLKLRIYGSKGGLEWVQADPNYLWYTPFGQPKQLITRNGAGSLPVAGRVSRVPSGHPEGYLEGFANIYQEAARAIRAARKKGGKPGKDVVFPTIEDGVEGMAFIEACVKSSKKNGAWTKL